Proteins encoded within one genomic window of Zavarzinella sp.:
- a CDS encoding glycosyltransferase family 2 protein yields the protein MKWLIGIPIYNEAKNIRTVLEQALSHNLPVVVVNDGSTDETGKILEEFPQCARVTHARNRGYGAALCTLFRYAKKQSYEYLITMDCDGQHEPERIPLLKQTMELTQADIVSASRYLEQFASDQSAPMDRRRTNQLVTEELNRRYQLGITDAFCGFKAYRTAALERMCIHETGWGMPLELWVQASYLKLKIVEVPIPRLYLDPSRAFGGVLNDAEERLKYYHKVIEDTDARIRQKSTQNG from the coding sequence ATGAAATGGTTAATCGGTATTCCGATCTACAACGAAGCAAAAAACATTCGAACTGTGCTCGAACAGGCATTGTCCCACAACCTGCCTGTTGTGGTGGTCAATGATGGTTCGACCGACGAAACTGGTAAGATTCTCGAAGAATTTCCGCAATGTGCACGAGTAACGCATGCCAGAAATCGTGGGTATGGTGCTGCACTGTGTACGTTGTTTCGGTATGCAAAAAAACAATCGTATGAATATCTGATTACGATGGACTGTGATGGCCAACACGAACCAGAACGGATACCGCTGCTCAAGCAGACAATGGAACTGACACAGGCCGATATCGTTTCAGCCAGTAGATATCTGGAACAGTTTGCCAGCGATCAGTCTGCACCGATGGATCGAAGACGCACCAATCAGTTAGTGACCGAAGAGCTCAATCGTCGGTATCAGTTGGGCATCACCGATGCGTTCTGTGGGTTCAAAGCGTACCGAACTGCCGCACTGGAAAGAATGTGCATCCACGAAACGGGTTGGGGCATGCCACTGGAACTGTGGGTGCAAGCCAGCTATTTGAAGCTGAAAATTGTGGAAGTTCCAATTCCGCGCTTGTATCTGGATCCCAGCCGGGCATTTGGTGGGGTGCTGAACGATGCAGAGGAAAGATTAAAATATTATCACAAAGTGATTGAAGATACCGACGCACGGATCAGGCAGAAGAGCACCCAGAATGGGTAA
- a CDS encoding autotransporter domain-containing protein gives MIPIPAPWRRSIIRCVTLAATFLAGNSLSAADFVVTNTNNAGAGSLRDAILAANGAGAGSHQILINTSGTINLSNALPGITNTVDIRGPGAGSLTVSGNNATRVFFVDAPNVNVGIHQLSVANGRATGGAGGTGGGGGGLGAGGGIFVNQGNLTLTGVNFLNNQAIGGAGGSSGFDAGGGGGLNGNGGAGQSGGGGGGGLNGNGGSGSGFSLEAAGGGGGGSTGNGADGTSMGGGGGGGTVGNGMVTTGGMNNGGNGGGFGNGTSGGPGGGGGGGAGQSFEGSVTGNGGNGGSQGGGGGAGLGGNGGNGGDLGGGGGGAPPGGPSRDQESVSGPGTPGGNGGFGGGGGASGIGNQNQTAPGGNGGFGGGGGGGGGSTLPGQPGAGGAGGEFGGNGGSGSPDDVATGGGGGGGSLGGAIFVRNGSTITMLDVTINGSALTPGLGGAGDFGAQNGMNGRASGIGIFLDQANLTFNQATSNFLNNEISGSGGVIHNGPGRTIFTAANNYTGPTIINGGELIINGSITSQVTINGGLLGGTGSTGGVTSNAGGIIAPGNSIGTLTINGTYTANAGSIYQVEINSAGASDLIRVNSNANLQGGLVQVLPEAGSYAAGTTYTIVSTTGGVTGQYSAVTDPNLSGLRAVLLYTPTDVLLQLRGGQLGSHCTTFNQTSVAGAFNRHQVFGPDATNVLQTLDSLQGPALCNALNQIAGDGYGSLFNAVVDRESMFLRMVATRLRTPLEILPTQNLIRGQMPEEGECNAVACEPVLKGWFTPYGMYGDVQNDGNAAAYNYNLTGFGFGLDYLFDPTAIVGLAGSVEYLGLDTTGANSRNAINSYHLGIYGRKSAGGSWVSGIGAVSFDEYRAHRSLQFGGINRIANSNFSGMTASGYAEAGTTVDMFSIPFQPYAALQYVHARRNGFQESGAGALNIISAADGADSLRSILGVRTVCDYSLGGYHFQPEFRVAWVHEFLNAGFGFTSMLVGLPGTTFPIQGVNQQRDFAQLGVGTAVKISDSLSLNWHYDLFLGSRTIAHSGIANFLFTW, from the coding sequence ATGATTCCAATTCCTGCACCGTGGCGTCGATCGATTATTCGGTGTGTCACTTTAGCCGCAACATTTCTGGCTGGGAATTCCCTTTCGGCGGCCGATTTCGTTGTGACGAACACCAACAATGCAGGTGCAGGCTCACTGCGGGATGCCATTCTCGCCGCCAATGGTGCGGGTGCAGGCTCTCATCAAATTCTCATTAACACGTCTGGCACCATCAACCTGAGCAACGCCTTACCGGGGATTACCAATACCGTTGATATTCGTGGGCCGGGTGCAGGCTCGCTGACAGTGAGTGGAAATAATGCCACTCGGGTGTTTTTTGTTGACGCACCCAACGTGAACGTGGGCATCCACCAACTGAGCGTCGCCAACGGACGTGCCACCGGGGGTGCTGGTGGCACTGGTGGAGGTGGTGGTGGCCTCGGTGCAGGTGGGGGTATTTTCGTCAATCAGGGCAATTTGACGCTCACTGGCGTCAATTTTCTGAACAATCAGGCCATTGGGGGTGCTGGTGGCAGTTCTGGTTTTGACGCTGGAGGCGGCGGTGGACTGAATGGCAATGGTGGTGCTGGCCAATCCGGAGGCGGCGGCGGAGGTGGCCTCAATGGGAATGGCGGCTCAGGCAGTGGCTTTAGTCTGGAAGCTGCTGGTGGCGGTGGAGGTGGCAGCACGGGCAACGGAGCCGATGGCACCAGCATGGGTGGTGGCGGTGGTGGAGGCACTGTTGGCAACGGGATGGTGACCACTGGTGGGATGAATAATGGTGGCAATGGTGGTGGCTTTGGCAATGGTACTTCTGGAGGTCCCGGTGGGGGCGGAGGTGGTGGTGCAGGACAATCCTTTGAAGGGAGTGTTACAGGCAATGGGGGCAATGGTGGTTCCCAGGGTGGGGGTGGAGGTGCAGGTTTAGGCGGCAATGGCGGAAATGGAGGCGACCTCGGAGGTGGCGGTGGTGGTGCCCCACCCGGAGGCCCTTCGCGAGATCAGGAAAGTGTATCAGGCCCAGGCACACCTGGAGGGAATGGGGGCTTTGGTGGTGGTGGCGGTGCGTCTGGTATTGGAAATCAAAATCAGACCGCACCAGGCGGCAATGGCGGATTTGGTGGTGGTGGCGGTGGCGGAGGTGGTTCTACATTGCCCGGGCAACCAGGTGCAGGTGGTGCTGGTGGCGAATTCGGCGGCAATGGTGGTTCCGGTTCACCGGATGACGTTGCCACAGGTGGCGGTGGTGGCGGTGGTTCCTTAGGCGGTGCTATCTTTGTTCGTAATGGCAGCACTATTACCATGCTGGATGTCACCATCAATGGATCAGCCTTAACCCCTGGCTTGGGTGGTGCCGGCGATTTCGGCGCACAAAATGGGATGAATGGGCGAGCATCGGGGATCGGAATTTTTCTGGATCAGGCGAATCTTACCTTTAATCAGGCGACCAGTAACTTCCTGAACAATGAAATCAGTGGGTCTGGTGGGGTCATCCACAATGGGCCTGGGCGAACCATTTTCACAGCGGCAAACAACTACACTGGCCCCACCATTATTAATGGTGGTGAGCTGATCATTAATGGCTCGATTACCAGTCAGGTAACCATCAACGGTGGGCTGCTGGGTGGGACTGGCAGCACAGGCGGTGTCACCAGCAATGCAGGTGGCATCATCGCACCGGGAAATTCGATTGGTACCCTCACCATCAATGGCACCTACACGGCGAATGCAGGAAGCATTTACCAGGTTGAAATCAACTCCGCAGGTGCCAGCGACCTGATTCGCGTGAATAGTAATGCCAATTTGCAGGGTGGGCTGGTTCAGGTGCTGCCCGAAGCTGGCAGTTATGCGGCAGGCACCACCTATACCATTGTCAGCACTACGGGCGGGGTAACTGGTCAGTACAGTGCAGTCACTGATCCCAACTTATCCGGTCTACGGGCGGTGCTGCTTTACACCCCCACTGACGTGTTGCTGCAACTTCGGGGGGGCCAATTAGGCTCCCACTGCACCACATTTAACCAGACATCTGTTGCGGGTGCCTTCAATCGCCATCAGGTTTTTGGGCCAGATGCCACCAATGTGCTGCAGACCTTAGATTCACTGCAAGGTCCGGCACTATGCAACGCCTTGAATCAGATTGCGGGTGATGGTTACGGCAGCCTGTTTAATGCGGTGGTTGACCGTGAATCGATGTTTTTACGAATGGTGGCCACCCGACTGCGGACGCCGCTGGAAATCCTGCCCACACAGAACCTGATTCGTGGGCAGATGCCGGAAGAAGGTGAGTGCAACGCAGTGGCCTGCGAACCTGTATTGAAAGGTTGGTTTACACCGTACGGGATGTACGGCGATGTTCAGAATGATGGCAATGCAGCCGCTTACAACTACAACCTGACTGGCTTTGGTTTCGGGCTGGACTATCTGTTCGATCCCACTGCGATCGTGGGTCTGGCAGGGAGTGTGGAATATCTCGGACTGGATACCACTGGGGCCAACAGTCGCAATGCGATTAACAGCTACCATTTAGGGATTTATGGCCGAAAATCAGCCGGTGGCTCCTGGGTAAGTGGTATCGGTGCAGTCTCCTTCGATGAATACCGTGCCCACCGCAGCCTGCAATTTGGAGGGATTAATCGGATCGCAAATTCGAATTTTTCCGGGATGACTGCCAGCGGCTACGCAGAGGCAGGTACCACTGTGGATATGTTTTCCATCCCTTTCCAGCCCTATGCCGCGTTGCAGTATGTGCATGCACGTCGGAATGGTTTTCAGGAATCTGGTGCTGGGGCGCTGAACATCATTTCTGCTGCAGACGGTGCGGACTCACTGCGTAGTATTCTTGGGGTGCGGACGGTGTGCGATTATTCCCTCGGTGGCTACCACTTTCAACCGGAATTTCGCGTAGCATGGGTGCACGAATTTCTCAATGCAGGCTTTGGCTTTACAAGCATGCTGGTAGGACTTCCCGGTACCACATTCCCGATTCAAGGGGTAAACCAGCAACGCGATTTTGCCCAACTAGGCGTGGGAACAGCAGTGAAAATATCCGACTCGCTGAGCCTGAACTGGCACTATGACCTGTTCCTGGGCAGCAGAACCATTGCCCACTCTGGAATCGCCAACTTTCTCTTTACCTGGTAA
- a CDS encoding glycosyltransferase family 4 protein has translation MSQPHILVIDEELPWPLNSGKRLRSYHLITNLVGRFRVTWLAHRNPIAAEIEPARQHFARLGIDAHSLNYAPPEKSGLGFYGNILRNLFFSRLPYSVASHSSTEMQRAIATICATDPPALIHCEWSAYAQNLRGVSVPFVVDAHNVELLIWQRLAAMERSRIKQKIFQLQAQRYATFERWAYRTAASTVAVSSADAQIIEQVLKCPLPVVIDNGVDTTSIPFQMPVDVKSPSLLFVGGLDWRPNQDAVVYFVVSVWPILRKLLPDITLRIVGRHPPDWLCRKIPPHVGIDLVGTVPDLNPYYRNATLMVVPLRIGGGSRLKILEAMAYGVPVVTSDIGAEGLQVSEHLCTQVPTLGGQLCPRAFAEAIVGAVNNPAKLQSQAIAGRQLVETRYDWRQLSAGLGDIWDDVIANGRKNFSKPLK, from the coding sequence ATGAGTCAGCCTCATATCCTGGTGATTGATGAAGAATTGCCATGGCCACTCAATTCCGGCAAGCGACTGCGAAGCTACCACCTGATTACCAATCTGGTGGGGAGGTTTCGCGTTACGTGGTTGGCTCATCGCAATCCGATTGCTGCTGAAATCGAACCTGCCAGACAACATTTCGCAAGGTTGGGAATTGACGCACACTCATTAAATTATGCCCCACCGGAAAAGTCTGGGCTGGGATTTTATGGCAATATTCTCAGAAATCTGTTTTTTTCACGCTTACCCTATTCGGTTGCCAGCCACAGCAGCACAGAAATGCAACGTGCCATTGCAACAATCTGTGCTACAGATCCACCGGCACTGATCCACTGTGAATGGTCGGCATATGCCCAGAATCTACGTGGGGTTTCCGTGCCATTCGTTGTCGATGCCCACAATGTGGAACTACTGATCTGGCAACGACTTGCGGCAATGGAACGAAGCAGAATCAAACAGAAAATTTTTCAATTACAGGCCCAACGCTACGCCACATTTGAACGTTGGGCATATCGCACGGCAGCAAGCACCGTTGCTGTCAGCAGTGCGGATGCTCAAATCATCGAACAGGTATTAAAATGTCCACTGCCTGTGGTGATCGATAATGGTGTGGATACGACCTCAATTCCGTTTCAAATGCCCGTAGATGTCAAAAGTCCTTCCCTTCTCTTTGTCGGCGGGCTCGATTGGCGACCGAATCAGGATGCGGTAGTGTATTTTGTGGTATCGGTCTGGCCAATTTTACGTAAGCTATTGCCAGATATTACTTTGCGAATTGTAGGTCGCCATCCGCCCGATTGGCTCTGTAGGAAAATTCCTCCCCACGTGGGGATAGATTTGGTCGGCACCGTGCCTGATCTGAACCCTTACTACCGGAATGCCACTCTGATGGTGGTGCCACTTCGAATTGGTGGTGGCTCACGCTTGAAAATTCTGGAAGCAATGGCTTACGGTGTGCCGGTGGTCACCAGCGATATCGGTGCGGAAGGCCTGCAGGTCAGCGAACACCTTTGCACGCAGGTGCCCACATTGGGTGGCCAGTTGTGCCCCAGGGCATTCGCAGAAGCAATTGTTGGTGCGGTGAACAATCCTGCGAAATTGCAGTCCCAGGCAATAGCTGGCAGGCAACTGGTAGAAACGCGTTACGATTGGCGGCAACTATCGGCTGGCCTGGGAGATATTTGGGACGATGTGATTGCAAATGGCAGAAAAAACTTTTCCAAACCCCTCAAATAA
- a CDS encoding DUF6756 family protein — translation MWNLREEILSSSFNNQVDVTELDTTAVESLRGQILAKFASGLSSWPVWIWEHLPDTAILVFDEGWGIIAEFASDSPTVLLLNPRDESAGFMFPSGQSAKIVLADCIGFEVYFTDTEVTYLLIHNHHDRVIGCGQAKVWMEQCFPEFL, via the coding sequence ATGTGGAATCTTCGAGAGGAGATACTTTCTTCGAGTTTTAACAATCAAGTCGACGTAACTGAACTCGACACAACCGCTGTGGAATCACTTAGAGGCCAGATTCTGGCAAAGTTCGCTAGTGGGCTGAGTTCTTGGCCGGTTTGGATTTGGGAACATCTTCCTGACACAGCGATCTTGGTATTCGATGAGGGTTGGGGTATTATAGCCGAGTTTGCTTCAGATTCTCCCACCGTGCTTTTGCTTAATCCTCGCGACGAATCGGCAGGCTTCATGTTCCCAAGTGGTCAGTCAGCAAAAATTGTTCTTGCAGATTGTATTGGATTCGAGGTTTATTTCACAGACACTGAGGTCACTTATCTCTTAATCCACAATCATCATGATCGTGTTATAGGCTGTGGGCAAGCCAAAGTATGGATGGAGCAGTGTTTTCCCGAATTTTTGTGA
- the cysC gene encoding adenylyl-sulfate kinase — MSEIKSTQITWHEGSVTRTERAGLLKQTGCTLWFTGLSGSGKSTLAVALEQVLIQQGHASYVLDGDNVRFGLNASPKLLMETRGYAEASAKRFGLAFSAEDREENIRRIGEVSKLFADSGLITIASFISPYRKDRDAARKVHAENKAGEIPFVEIYVNTSIDVCEGRDPKGLYKQAREAVAAGKGMGFTGVDDPYEAPLNPELTIDTGVTSIEAAIEQIWGYLTARKILQS, encoded by the coding sequence ATGAGCGAGATTAAATCAACCCAGATTACCTGGCACGAAGGCTCGGTGACACGCACCGAACGTGCGGGGTTGTTAAAGCAAACCGGCTGCACCTTGTGGTTCACCGGGCTGTCCGGTTCAGGCAAAAGTACCCTGGCAGTCGCTTTAGAGCAAGTCCTTATCCAGCAAGGACATGCGTCGTATGTGCTGGATGGCGATAACGTTCGTTTTGGCCTGAATGCCAGCCCCAAACTGCTGATGGAAACCCGTGGCTATGCCGAAGCCAGTGCCAAACGGTTCGGCTTGGCATTTTCCGCAGAAGACCGTGAAGAAAACATCCGCCGCATCGGGGAAGTTTCGAAATTGTTTGCCGATTCCGGCCTGATTACCATTGCCAGCTTCATCAGCCCGTACCGAAAAGACCGCGATGCCGCCCGCAAGGTACATGCGGAAAACAAAGCGGGTGAAATTCCCTTTGTGGAAATCTACGTGAACACGTCGATTGATGTGTGCGAAGGTCGTGACCCGAAAGGTTTGTACAAACAGGCCCGCGAAGCTGTGGCAGCGGGGAAGGGAATGGGCTTCACCGGTGTGGATGATCCCTATGAAGCCCCACTTAACCCAGAGCTTACAATCGATACAGGCGTTACATCCATTGAAGCCGCTATAGAGCAAATCTGGGGCTATTTAACGGCTAGGAAGATTTTACAATCTTAA